The genomic region AGCCCGCCTGCTCCCTGACGGCACGGTGCTCCTCCAGAATCCCGGCATACTGCACCGGCATCTCCCAGCCCCCAAAGGCCACCATCCTGGCACCAAGTTGGCAGTGTATCTCGAACAGCGGGGTACGCTTTAAGGGTCCGGTCGCTGCGCTCATCTACTACCTCTCAGCATCGGCAGAGTTGATACTGACCACAAGCAAAGCATAGCAAGGACATCTCTTCATAGTGCCATGGTAGCAGTATCGTCCGAGTAATGTGTACGGGGCCTATCGGGGAGAAACACGAGGGAAACCCAGCCTTAAAGACGCGGCGATCTTTAAACATCGATTGCTTCCTGTCAAGCGAAAAGTGGCGACTGCGTGGAGTCGGCAACGCTCGTGTACGCCCTCCCGCCCCCACGGCCTATTTCTTACAGAAGCAGTTCTTGACAGTCACCAATGACGGGACAGCAACGATAGCATAAGCACTCTTGCTGAATGACCAATGGGCGGCGCGAACACGCCTCGAGGCGGAGCTTTCCTGTTTGCATAATTCTAATCGGCAATGTATTCTGAAAATAGCCCACACTGTGTTCTGTAAGGGAGAAACAAAACTCTTAAACATATGTTTACTACAAATACATACGCAAAAGATTTTAAGTATTTTAAGGAGAAATACGACGAAAGTATGGAGCGTATGTTTGCGGCGGTCAGCGATCTTTACGCGGAGCGCTGGAATGATTTTTTTCATTTCGCACTGTTCAAGGATGAAAATGAAAGTTGGGAATCGGCTTTTAGCAATACTCACAAGAAATATTTAGAAGCCTTGCGGATTAAAAATGTGCCCAAGGTACTCGAACTGGGTTGCGGGAGAGGTGGTTTTACCAATGTTCTTGCTGAACATACCTCTGGTGACGTGTTGGGAATCGATATCTCCCGTTCCCAACTTTCACATACCAGTAGATTTAAGCGGCCGAATTTACGTTTCAAGCACTACGACATCATGAAAGTTGATGAACTCGGAGAAACGTTTGGCGCCGTAGTGCTCATGGACGTCGATTGCTATTTACCAGATAAAAGAGTAGCTGTGGAAAAAATCTCGCACGTTATGAATCCCGGAGCTCGTTTCCTCCTGCTCGGATGGTGTAAGCAGGATGGGCTGAACTCAATTCAGGAAGAACTTGTCTTGCATCCTTTTATGAAGTACTGGGCCATACCCAGCCTTGAGACGCCAGAGAATTATAAGAAATATTTTGATCAAAACGATTTCAACATCATTGAAATTACCGATCTGAATAATCAAGTCAAGCGTAACTGGGAATTCGGTTACGAGTCAGCATTGACGGGTATCAAGAAGCTTTCATTCGAAGATCTTCCGCACCTTATCTGGAAAGGTATGAAGTTGGGAAGCGACGGCATTAGGCTTATGAAAGAGCAATTTCCGGCAGCCATCTACATTAAAGTCGCCTACGATGTCGGCTTTCTTCGCTACATCTACTTCTTAGTAGAGAAGAAATAGGTCACATGTCCTTTTCCAGGCATCCAGATTGAAGTTCGCGTAAACGGATTAGCCGTAGGCCTTGTGCCCGCGAGTGAGGAATCCGGATGTCGCATCTTCAGGAGGCTCTATGCCCAACCCCAGGATCGTAGCCCTCGGCACCGCGAACCCGACCACACAGTTCTCTCAGGAAGAGCTCCTGGCCCTCGCGTCGTATACCGACGAGCGACGGCGGGGCTTTTTCCTGCACAGCGGCATTGAGCAGCGGCATCTGTATGTAGATAAGGCCACCTTTCGCCCCACTGAGACCACGGACGAACTCAGCGACCGGTTCCGTAAAGGAGGCGTCGAAATCGGCAGCCTGGCGATCCAGCGCGCCCTGGAGACGTCCGGGTGCTCCGCACAGGAGATCGACTTCATCGCGACCACCACGTGCACTGGCCGACTCTGCCCCAACCTCGACGCCCATTTCGTCCGGGAATTCAGAATGAAGGAGGGGGTCCAACGGGTGCATGTGGGGGATATGGGCTGCGCCAGCGGGATGATTGCGCTACAGCAAGCCTACAACCATCTCCGAGCCTTTCCTGATCATCGGGCCCTGATCGTCTCGGTAGAGATCTGTTCCTCGACCTATTACCTCGATGACTCTCTCGAAACCGCAGTGGCCAACGCAATCTTTGCCGACGGGTCCGCTGCGGCGCTGCTGGCATCAGATAGGGATGGGATCAAAGTCATGGGCCACATGAGTCTGGTCCGTTCGGAGCACCTTGATCTGATGGGGTTTACCTATCCGAACGGGCGACCCCGCATCCTGTTGTCCAAGGAGATCAGGGGAATCGGCAGCGCCATGATGAAGGGGCTGGCAGAGGCAATGCTCGATCGCTACCATCTCAAGCAGGAGGAGATCCGATTCTGGGTCCTGCACTCCGCCGGTAGAGGGGTTCTCGAACGGACGCAGCGCGAGATGGGGCTCGGTGACGCCGACCTCCGCTTCTCCCGCCAGGTGCTTCGCCAATTCGGGAATATGTCGTCGGCCACGGTGCTCTTCGTCCTCAATGAAGTGATCAGATCCGGGCAGGCATCCCCAGGCGACCTGGGCGTGATGATTGCGCTCGGGCCGGGCTTCTGCGCGGAGGGTGCGCTGCTGCGATGGTGACGACCCGGCTGCTCCTCCCTCGCCTCCAAGGGGTGGCGGAGTTGCTGGACCGCCCGAACTACTCTGATAAGGAGATCCGCGAGAACCTGCGTGATCTGGAGCGGCTGAACCGATACTTCGGAGGTGTGCGCACGGTACTTTTCCACCTCGGTCGCACGGTGGGCAAGCATTCACAGGGCCCCTTCACGATCCTGGATACCGCGACCGGCGGGGCCGATATTCCTCGAGCCATCTGTCGTTGGGCTAGAAAGCGCAAGCTTGCTGTTGCCATCGAAGCCGTAGACCGGAGCGACCAGGTTCTGGCGGCTGCAACCGAATGGTCGATCGACTTCCCGGAAATCCGACTGCGGCAGGCGCATGCGCCGCCCCTGCCCTACCCTGACCACAGCTTCGACTATGTCATCGCCTCTCTCTTCTTTCACCACCTGAACGAGGCGGAGGGGGTCCTCCTGCTGCAGGAGATGGCGCGGGTCGCTCGACGCGGGCTGCTGGTCAATGACCTATTGCGCAGCCGGCTCGCCTGTCTGCTGACTGCGATGACTACACGGCTGCTATCCGGCAATCGTCTGACGCGCCACGACGGCCCGATGTCGGTCCTTCGTGGTTTCAGACCAGAGGAGTTGCGTCGCATGGCGACCGAAGCCGGTCTTGCCGATGTACGGCTGAGCCGCCATCTCTGGTTTCGCATCGCCCTTATATCCACTCAGACAGATAGACAGATAGACTGAAGCCTCTTAGGGGTAGAAATCAAGAAGATCGTACATGGCTTCATTCGGGCCTTGCGAGATCATGTATCGCCTTCAGTCTTCAGCCTAAATACCTGAGTCGTTACACATTATGCCACAGACCGCTGTAATCATTGTGGGCGCCGGTCCAGCCGGA from Candidatus Methylomirabilota bacterium harbors:
- a CDS encoding type III polyketide synthase, with translation MPNPRIVALGTANPTTQFSQEELLALASYTDERRRGFFLHSGIEQRHLYVDKATFRPTETTDELSDRFRKGGVEIGSLAIQRALETSGCSAQEIDFIATTTCTGRLCPNLDAHFVREFRMKEGVQRVHVGDMGCASGMIALQQAYNHLRAFPDHRALIVSVEICSSTYYLDDSLETAVANAIFADGSAAALLASDRDGIKVMGHMSLVRSEHLDLMGFTYPNGRPRILLSKEIRGIGSAMMKGLAEAMLDRYHLKQEEIRFWVLHSAGRGVLERTQREMGLGDADLRFSRQVLRQFGNMSSATVLFVLNEVIRSGQASPGDLGVMIALGPGFCAEGALLRW
- a CDS encoding methyltransferase domain-containing protein, whose product is MERMFAAVSDLYAERWNDFFHFALFKDENESWESAFSNTHKKYLEALRIKNVPKVLELGCGRGGFTNVLAEHTSGDVLGIDISRSQLSHTSRFKRPNLRFKHYDIMKVDELGETFGAVVLMDVDCYLPDKRVAVEKISHVMNPGARFLLLGWCKQDGLNSIQEELVLHPFMKYWAIPSLETPENYKKYFDQNDFNIIEITDLNNQVKRNWEFGYESALTGIKKLSFEDLPHLIWKGMKLGSDGIRLMKEQFPAAIYIKVAYDVGFLRYIYFLVEKK
- a CDS encoding methyltransferase domain-containing protein, whose amino-acid sequence is MVTTRLLLPRLQGVAELLDRPNYSDKEIRENLRDLERLNRYFGGVRTVLFHLGRTVGKHSQGPFTILDTATGGADIPRAICRWARKRKLAVAIEAVDRSDQVLAAATEWSIDFPEIRLRQAHAPPLPYPDHSFDYVIASLFFHHLNEAEGVLLLQEMARVARRGLLVNDLLRSRLACLLTAMTTRLLSGNRLTRHDGPMSVLRGFRPEELRRMATEAGLADVRLSRHLWFRIALISTQTDRQID